Within the Thermosynechococcaceae cyanobacterium Okahandja genome, the region TTTCATGCCCTTGCGGAAGTCGGCTGTCTTGGGACGATTGTGGTAAACTGACATTCCCTCTTCGGTGCTAATGCGCCCGGGCTGGGGACGATGGTGGGTTTGCAGTCCTTGGAGCACTTCCGACAGGGTGAGGCCATCCGGTAGTGACGAGCGTACTTCGCGCACTTTGTGCCATACGGAGCGGGACATCATTAAACTATGGCGAATGGGGTCTGCCCACTGTTCGAGGTAGGCTTCCCGTTCCGGTTGATAATCGGTGGAGGCCAGTACCAAGGGCACCGGGTCGTAAGGTTGCAGTAGGCGGGCAAGGTGCGCCAACAGTTCTGGATAGAGCCATGTATAGGCAGGATGCACCGTCAGTTCGAGCCAATGGGGCGATCGCCCGTCTTGGCTGGCGTATAGGGTATAGGCGGCGATCGCGGCTTTACGCTGAGGTTCAAACACGTAGGCTCGCTGTGCCCGCGCTTGTCCGGTCCAAGCCCCAATGCTGTCTTGTAGCCACTCCCCTAGGCTTTTCTTGAAGTCGTGGCTATGGCGATCGAACACTTGCCGTACCAAGGCTGGCATGGAGGCCGTATCCAGTTGACACAACAGGGTTGCATCGGCGTTTGTCACCTTGAGGAGGTTGGGCAAGCTGGGGGTTTGCTGGGCAAGCTGCGCCAACTGGGGGCAAGAAATTTGCCAGTAGGTTAACTGAGCTAGGGGTTGAAAGCCATTTTGGCGGTAGAGGGCCAAGGCCTCTTGGTGCTCGATGTTAATTTCCAGCATCCACGTCCGGGCTTCCAGAATCGTACTAAAGCAGTGCCGCAGGAGTTGGGTGCCCACTTCTGTAAAGTCCTGAGCCGCTAACTGCTGGACCTGCCATGTGGTGCGGTTTTCGTTGAAGGGTGCCACCTGTACCACCCCCATTAACTGGTCACCCCGCTCAGCAACATAAATTCGTTCCTTGGCGGTACCTGTGAGCCACTGCAACCGCTGTAGCGGTGTTGTCATTGCTTGGGGCAACAGGGAGGGGTGATCGAAGGGATGGTCGTGAACGCCTTGCTGGCTTAGCCACTGCTCCACGACATCAACATCGCGATAGGCTAGGGGACGAATGACGAGGTCGCTGGTGGGGGGAATATCAGAAAACATAGGTAGGGGGCAATACTACCCCTATCTTAAAGGACTCATTGCCTTCTGTCCCCTCCTGCGGTAGATATTAGGGTGTCCACTCACCCTCCCGCCGCTACTGTGAAAGCACTGAATCTGCTTGGTTCCACTGGTTCAATTGGCACCCAAACCCTTGATATTGTTAGCCAATACCCGGATCGCTTCCGTGTGGTTGGCTTGGCGGCGGGTCGCAACCTAGAGCGGTTAATTCCCCAAGTTCACCAATTTAGGCCGCAAATTATTGGTATTGCGGATCCAAATCAGTTGCCGGAGTTGGCGGCGGCGCTACAAGATTTGCCCTACAAGCCAGAACTGGTGGCCGGCGAGGCGGGCATTGCTGCGGTTGCCGCCTATGGCGATGCGGATGTGGTCGTCACCGGCATTGTTGGCTGTGCTGGGTTGGTGCCAACGATTGCCGCCATTAAAGCGGGTAAAGATATTGCCCTTGCTAATAAAGAAACCTTAATTGCGGGGGGGCCAGTGGTGTTACCGCTGCTCCAAGAGCACGGCGTTAAATTACTGCCTGCTGACTCAGAGCACTCAGCCATTTTTCAGTGCCTTCAGGGGGTACCGGCGGGGGGGCTGCGCAAAATTATCCTGACGGCCTCGGGGGGAGCCTTCCGCGATTGGCCCGTAGAACGCTTGGGTGAGGTCACGGTTGCCGATGCCCTCAAGCACCCCAACTGGTCCATGGGGCCGAAAATTACCGTGGATTCAGCCACGCTCATGAATAAGGGGCTAGAGGTGATTGAGGCCCACTACCTTTTTGGCATGGACTACGATGACATTGACATTGTTATCCATCCCCAAAGTATTATTCACTCCTTGATTGAGTTGCAGGAT harbors:
- a CDS encoding 1-deoxy-D-xylulose-5-phosphate reductoisomerase, with protein sequence MKALNLLGSTGSIGTQTLDIVSQYPDRFRVVGLAAGRNLERLIPQVHQFRPQIIGIADPNQLPELAAALQDLPYKPELVAGEAGIAAVAAYGDADVVVTGIVGCAGLVPTIAAIKAGKDIALANKETLIAGGPVVLPLLQEHGVKLLPADSEHSAIFQCLQGVPAGGLRKIILTASGGAFRDWPVERLGEVTVADALKHPNWSMGPKITVDSATLMNKGLEVIEAHYLFGMDYDDIDIVIHPQSIIHSLIELQDTSVLAQLGWPDMRLPLLYALSWPERLPTNWSALDLVKAGDLTFRTPDHQKYPCMGLAYAAGRAGGAMPAVLNAANEQAVALFIAEAISFLDIPRLIELTCDRYHGQNISDPTLDDILAADRWARQTVIELADQERSPAFAL
- a CDS encoding GNAT family N-acetyltransferase, producing MFSDIPPTSDLVIRPLAYRDVDVVEQWLSQQGVHDHPFDHPSLLPQAMTTPLQRLQWLTGTAKERIYVAERGDQLMGVVQVAPFNENRTTWQVQQLAAQDFTEVGTQLLRHCFSTILEARTWMLEINIEHQEALALYRQNGFQPLAQLTYWQISCPQLAQLAQQTPSLPNLLKVTNADATLLCQLDTASMPALVRQVFDRHSHDFKKSLGEWLQDSIGAWTGQARAQRAYVFEPQRKAAIAAYTLYASQDGRSPHWLELTVHPAYTWLYPELLAHLARLLQPYDPVPLVLASTDYQPEREAYLEQWADPIRHSLMMSRSVWHKVREVRSSLPDGLTLSEVLQGLQTHHRPQPGRISTEEGMSVYHNRPKTADFRKGMKPEGWYEP